In a genomic window of Quercus lobata isolate SW786 chromosome 4, ValleyOak3.0 Primary Assembly, whole genome shotgun sequence:
- the LOC115985001 gene encoding uncharacterized protein LOC115985001 codes for MLVDQILTEIKDKQYLKWPRPLHSSPSVRDKRKYCRFQKDHRHYTEDYRDLKEQIEELIRKGKLQKYVKMGDSSRYRDDKKDQHKGSQRNEDHLLPRPQSAIGEIKTIMGGPSTGGSFRSLKKSYQRQVNSVYSLPPLKQRQTNQDMYFSEEDARGVKQSHDDPLVIIIMIEGFNTKRVLVDNESSADIIYLSAFQQLKVDPKRLRPFESPLVSFSGDKVYPRGILTLTVTAGSYPLQVKSPIEQGVGEIRGDQVLAKECYQAVLVSKENHTWTIEDKTLEIIEKLEMIELVEGDPAKTT; via the exons ATGCTTGTTGACCAAATCTTGACGGAGATTAAGGACAAACAATATCTTAAATGGCCCAGGCCCTTACACTCGTCACCCAGTGTGCGCGATAAAAGGAAATACTGCCGTTTTCAGAAAGACCACAGGCATTACACAGAGGACTACCGAGACTTGAAGGAGCAGATAGAAGAACTTATACGGAAAGGGAAACTTCAGAAATACGTGAAAATGGGAGATTCAAGCAGGTATAGGGACGACAAGAAGGATCAACACAAAGGCTCTCAGAGAAACGAGGATCACCTACTGCCTCGTCCACAAAGTGCAATAGGGGAGATAAAAACCATTATGGGAGGACCATCCACGGGAGGGTCGTTCAGGTCcctcaagaaatcttaccaaaGGCAAGTGAACAGTGTTTATAGCCTGCCTCCCCTGAAGCAAAGACAGACGAACCAAGACATGTAtttctcagaagaagatgccAGAGGGGTAAAGCAATCTCATGATGACCCACTAGTCATTATAATCATGATTGAGGGATTCAACACCAAAAGGGTTTTGGTAGACAACGAGAGCTCAGCAGACATTATTTACCTTTCTGCCTTCCAACAATTAAAAGTAGACCCGAAGAGACTTCGTCCTTTTGAATCCCCCCTTGTCAGTTTCAGTGGAGACAAGGTGTACCCTCGGGGAATACTAACATTGACTGTCACGGCCGGCTCTTACCCCCTCCAG GTGAAGTCTCCAATAGAACAGGGAGTCGGAGAGATAAGAGGAGACCAGGTGTTGGCAAAGGAGTGTTACCAGGCAGTCTTGGTCTCAAAAGAGAACCACACGTGGACAATCGAAGATAAGACACTAGAAATCATCGAGAAGTTAGAAATGATAGAGTTGGTCGAAGGAGATCCTGCAAAGACGACCTAA